The following DNA comes from Bradyrhizobium sp. SK17.
GGTGTTGTCCTGATATAGCCCCCACCTGCTGCCAACATGCTGTCAGCAGCAGTGACAGGGCGCGCGAAAAGCCGACGCGTTGCGACGCTGCGAGAACCGTCAAGACAGATGCAAGAGAGCGACCAAAGAGAACTGCCATGAGACGCGCCGACCGGCTGTTTCAGATCATCCAGGTGCTCCGCCGCACCCGTAAGCCCTTGACTGCGGACGCGATCGCAGCCGAGCTCGAGACATCGAAGCGGACCATCTATCGCGACATCGCGAGCCTGATCGAGCAGCGGGTGCCGATCCGCGGCGAGGCTGGCATGGGCTACATCCTCGAGAAGGGGTTCGACCTGCCGCCTTTGATGCTGACACCCGACGAGATCGAGGCCTGCGTGCTCGGCGCGCAATGGGTGGTCGGCCACGCCGATCCGGCTCTAGCGCGCGCGGCCGAGGATTTGATGGCCAAGATCGCCGAGACCGTGCCGGACCGGCTGCGGCCGTTCGTGCTGGAGCCGGCGAGCCGGGCCCGCTCCGCCTGGAACCGGGAGCCCGACCGCATCGACATGGTCAGGACCCGCAGCCAGATCCATGAAGGCAAGAAGATCACGCTGAGCTATCGCGACGAGCACGGCCGCGACTCTGAACGAACGGTCTGGCCGATCGCGGTCGGCTATCACGAAGCGGTACGGCTGCTCGCCGCCTGGTGTGAGCTGCGCAAGGATTTCCGGAGCTTCCGCACCGACCGCGTGGTGACGGCTGTCTATCACGACGAGAAATATCCGGAGCGGCGCGACCTGCTCAGGGCGCGCTGGCGGCGCAGCCTGGTGTGGGAAGCGCCGAGGGACACCTGATGGCCGACAGCGAAATCGAAGCAGCGGAGACAAGCCCCTGCCAGTCCTGCGGCGCCTGCTGTAGCTATTCGGAGAACTGGCCGCGCTTCACCATCGAGGACGACGCCGAGCTCGACCTGATCCCACCGCAATTCGTCAATGCGCGACAGTCGGGCATGCGTTGCGAGGGCGACCGCTGCTCGGCGCTGTCGGGCCGGATCGGGGAAGCGACGCGCTGCGAAATCTATGCGGTGCGGCCGGAGGTGTGCCGGACCTGCCAGCCGGGCGACGCGGAATGCGCGATGGCGCGGCGCCGGCACGGGCTGCCGCTCATCGCGAGCGCGCAGCCAATCTGACTGGACGTTACGCCGTGACCCTGTCGCTCACGTCCTCGTCGTCGAGTTCGTCATCGACAACGGGCGCGAAGGTCGACAGCGGCTTGGTCGACAGCGTGATCGGCTTGCGGGCGCCATGCGAAACGGCAGCGGCACGGACCGGCTCACGCGACAGCGCATAGAGCGTCGACCCGACACGGCCGCCGGAATTGACCAGCTCCCACTCGCTGCAACTCGACGCGATCGCCACCGCGAGCGTGTGCAGATGGCTGCGCCGGTAGCAGAACAGCGCCAGCATCGCCCGGACATCGGGCGCGACGTTGGCAACCAGCAGCGAAAGCCCGTTCGGATTGGCGCGGTACATCTGGCCGAGCAGGTCGTCCGCAACTGGGCAGGCATCGTTCTCGAAAGCGTCGCGGCTTGAAAACATTTGCAAATCCCCCTCAATCGGGAAGATGCCGCGCAATTCTCTAATGAAAGGTTAACCACGGCCTCCGGTCGCTTCCGAAGCCCCTTGCCCGTTGCACGCGAATCACATCCGCCCGCCGCGGGCGGATGGTCGGCTGTTCGCAATGCGGGAAGCGGCGTAGGCCGGCCGCTCAGTTCGCGGCCATGTAGATCGACAGCGCGAAGCCGGTGAGGTGGTGCAGCGCCTGGTCGACCCCGATCAGGGTCCAGAACCAGGGATGGCCGGATTCCAGGGTGACGCCGAAATGCGACGCGCAGATGCCTTTGCAGCGATCGACGATGATGTGGATCACGAAGTCGACGAACGCGACATACCAGAACCGCGGCGCCACCACCAGGATCAGCGCCAGCGCGACCGCGAGGTGGATCAGGCAATGCGCGAGCAACGGCATCGCCCAGCCGGTCTTCTGGTCCTTGCCGATCGCCATCCAGGCGTTCTGCAGCATGAAGTCGGCAATGATGTGCTTGGCCGTGAGAAGCAACATCCATCCCACCAGGGCACCAACCGACACCGACGATGACATGGCAGGAAACAACAAGCTGACGCCCTTTACTTCGATGAATGTGATTGCAAGAAATCCGGGTCAGGCCGTCAGCACAATTCCGCAAAACGAAGCGTGTCTCATTTATGACATCTCCGGCGGCGGAATGCACCTGCGGCTCCCTCGAAAATCACATCCCGGTTCTGGCGTCGATAGTGGCGATGGTCATGCGGCACCGCGGCACGGATCGATCGAAGTTAAGGTTACGGCAGGCCCGCCGGTTTGCATTCAACCCGGGGAGGTATATCGTCGGCCACATAGGAAATTTTCTTTCTTTTATAGTGATTTACGGTTTCGCCGGGCGGCGCCGATCCGGTTGCGGCGAAGTCCCGGACGGGTAATCAGCCATGAGTGCCGAAGCCCTCTCACCTTCGTCGATGCTGCCGCGGCCGCGTCCCCCGGTCGCCAAGAGCAACCGCGCACAGATCATCATCTTCACCCTGCTGACGCTGCTGCTGAGCGCGATTACCGTGGCTGGCGGCCGGGTCTGGCTGCGCAATTCCGAAACGCTGGTGTTCGCGGTCGGCGACGCCAAGGGCCCGGAGGCGAAATTCGCGGCCCGCCTCGCCACCGTGCTGAAGGCCAACTCGTCGCGGCTGCGGCTCAAGATTTCGCCGAACCCGGACAATGCCAAGGCGCTGGCGCAGTTCGACCGCCGCGACGCTTCGCTTGCGATCCTGCGCACTGACGCCAAGGTGCCGCCGCGCGCCCGCGCCATCGCGATCCTGGAGCATGACGTGGTGCTGGTGCTCAGCCCCGGCGGCAAGAAGATCAAGTCGCTGCCCGAGCTCAGGAAGAAGAAGATCGCGGTGGTCGGCGACGGCGAGAACAGCGTCAATTTCGTCCGCAGCGCGCTCGAGATATCCGACAGCCCGGATGCGGCGCAGCGAGTGCAGCAGGCACCGCCGAACACGCCGTTCGACAAATTGTTCGCCTCCGGCTTTGCCGCGGTGGTCGCGATCGAGCATGCCTCGAAGATCGTCAAGGACAAGACCTACGAGCAATATGCCAAGCGCACCGGCGGCTTCACGCTGAACGCGATCGACTCGGCCAAGGCGCTTGCGCGCAAATACCCGGCGATCTCGGAGGAGACCGTCGCGACCGGCATGCTGTCGGCCTCGCCTGTTATTCCCGACGACGACGTCGACACCATCGGGCTGGAATGGCTGCTGGTCGCGCAGTCCTCGATGTCCACCACGACGGCGGCCGAGCTCGCCCGCCTGGTCTACGAGAACAAGTCCGAGCTCGCGCTCAACGACGGCTTCGCCTCCAGGATCGAGCCGGCGCCGACCGACAAGGACGCCTTCATCGTCGCCCATCAGGGCGCCGCCGAATACATCAACGACGACACCAAATCGTTCATGGACCGCTACAGCGACGTGATGTATCTCGGCGCCGCCGCGCTCAGCATCATCGGCTCGATCTTCGCCGGGATCTACACCAAGATCACCCGCATCGCGCCGGAGAAGGCCAGCGAGCTGGCGGCGCGGATCCTCGACATCGGCGAACGCGTCGAGCACACCACCTGCGCCGATCATCTCGACGAATTGCAGGACGAGCTCGAGGCGATCCTGCGCGGCGCGGTGATCGGCCTGCGCGACGGCACCGTCTCCGGCGACGGGCTCGACACATTCAAGCTCGGCTACGAGCTGGTGCGCGACGAGATCGCGCTGCGCCGCGACCATCTCAAGCGCCACCCGGCGGCCCCGGACGATAATCTCGCGGTGGTGAAGAGCGCGAACGGCTGAGACCCAAGTCATTCGTTCGGCGTCGTCACCCGCGCATGCGGGTGATCCAGTATTCCCGAGGCGGTGCCGACGAGCAGACATGTGCAAACTCGCTCCTGTCGTGCTCCACGCGGCGAGGAACTTCTCCATCGGCGAGATGTTACAACTGCCTCAAATGGAGGAGAGACCATGAAGAAGCTGATTGCAGGATGTGCCATCGCGGCCGGGATGATGACGGCGGTGCATGCCGCGGAGACGATGTCGGCCGCACCTGCCGAAAGCTGGACCGTTACCAACTACTACAAGCAGTCGGTCTATGATCCGCAGCAGAACAAGATCGGCGACATCGACGATGTGCTGGTCGACAAGTCCGGCAAGGTCAATGGCCTGGTGATCGGCGTCGGCGGCTTTCTCGGCGCTGGCGAGAAGGATGTCATCGTTCCCTTCACCGCCGTGAAGACGGCGAAGAAGGACAACAAGTGGTGGCTCACCTTGAACGAGACCAAGGACGGCCTGAAGTCGGCGCCAGGCTTCAAGTACGACAAGGCAAGCACGACCTGGGTACCGGAAGGCAAGTAACGAAGCCGGTCACGTATCCAACAGAGCGGGGCCGTATCGATCGGCCCCGCTTCATTTTGGGTCCGGCGCGGTCGCGGCCCCGGAAACGGGAGCGGTTGGCTCGGATATGAGAGCAGAAATCAGAACGCCGTTTGGAACGAAGCGAAACAATGGGAGTCGACTCAGGCCTCCCGATCATAGCCCCCAAGCACATCGGGAGTGGCGACCCTTGGTGCCGTAAAACCTCCGGCGCCTTGGGTCGCTGGTTGGCCGATCGGCGTGACAATCCGCGCCAGAATCACGCCCCCGGCATTTCGGCTCACCGGTGCCGAGCGGCGCTGGCCTCATTGCGTTGGATGATCCGTCTCGAAAATGAAGACGACCTTGAACACCGGCCCCGCTTCGGTCCGCACCTCGATTGCGAAATCATGGATCGCGAAATCGTGCCGCTCTTCGAGGGTCGCCAAATCCCTGGCCAGTTCGCCGAGGCTGCGCGCTGCTTCTTTTTCGGCGGCCTTTTGATCGGCCAGCTCCAACCCCTCTTCATCCGGATAGAGCCCGGTGCCGTCCCTGATGTCGAAGTAGAAGCGTGCCATGCCCGCGCCTCGGCCGTTATCGGCGACAATGCTGAATAACGAAACGAGCAAGGAAGCCGTTCCTAGAGCCTTTCCCGTTCCGTTGGAATCGGAACGGGGGCTCCAGGTCCTTGTCTTGACGCGTTTTCTTCACGCCAACCGGTATCCACTTCGCTCGAAAGCGCTCTAAGCGAGCGAAGCGTCGGATGGCGTCCCGACGGCGTCGAGCTGCCGTCCCTCGTGATCCATATGCAGGTAATTCGGATTGAACAGGCCGGCGCGCATCAGCCGGTCGAGATTGGGGACGGCCAGGGTCCTGCCCTTGAGCACGATCAGGCCACCGGCACGCAACTCCTGCAAGGTCCGGTTGACGTGGACCTTGGACAGGCCGGTGGCATCGGCGAGATCGCCCTGGGTCAGCGGGAAGTCGCAGCTGTCGCCCTGGGTCAGGCCGGCGAGGCGAAGTCGAAGCCAGATCTCGCAAAGCAGATGAGCCATCCGCTCAAGCGCGGTGCGCTGGCCGAGGCTCATCGTCCATTCACGCTGAATCGCTGCATTGACCAGCGTCTCCCACCAGAACGCGGTGACGATCCGGGGATGCCCGGCCGCGACCTTGTCGAAGAACTCGCGCGAGAGGTCGGCGATCGACACCGCGGTGAGGGTGCCGATCGAATGATCCATTTCGCGCAGGATGAAGACGTTCACATCGCAGATATCGCCGGGCAGGAAGAACGACACCACCTGACGCCGGCCGTCCTCGAGCTGCTTGTAGCGATAGGCCCAACCGGACAGGATCAGATGGACGTCCTTGGGCTTCTCACCTTCGCGGACGATATCGACGCGCGGGCCGAAATGACGGACGCGCTCGGTCGACGCACGGTTGAGAATGGCGTGGTCTGCCGGCGATAGCCGTACGAACTGCTCCAATTTCCGGACTAGCGACGCCAACGACATTGGTCTCCCCGCGTGTTTAATCGGGTAACCGCCGGGGCATTTTCAATAACGTATGTTACATTGCACAGCTATTGCCGTGTGTTCACAAGTGTACAGACGCCGGAGGAACGCGACGGTAGCGTCCCCCAAGCGCCGTACGAATGTTGGCCCGAGGTGCCACCGAAACGCGGCACTTCCAGCGCGGCTACTCAAACCAGCGGCACACCGTAGTAGTCGTTCACCGCGCGGGTGGTGCCGATATCGGCCCAATTCCACTCGCGCTCGCTGCCGTACTTTGGCGCGCCACGCAGCTGGCTCTCGGTCACGCCGGTGACGTAGCCGCCGAGCCTCGTGTCGTATTTCAGGGATTGCCAAGGCAGCGGATAATGATCGTTACCGAGACCGAGAATGCCGCCGAAGCCGAGCACGGCATAGGACACCCGCCCGCTCGTCTTGTCGATCATCACGCGTTCGATCGAGCCGATTTTGCGTTCGTCGGATCCGTAGACCGCGGTGCCCTCGACCTTGTCGCTGCCGATCAGGTTTCCGAGCTCCTTCTCGTCCATCGCCATATCGAATCTCCATTGGTGTCCCGTGGCCAACGGACGAGCCGGAGCATCGTTCCTGCCGCGTTGCCGCAGCTCCTGCGCTGCGAAACACCGTTCAACCCGTCGGGGCATCGCCACGATCATCCGCCGTCATGCCCGAGCCCGGCGTCTTGCTCGCGTCGTTCAATTTCGGATCACGCGTCGCTTCGGGTGTCTTCGAATGGCGCGGATCGGTCTTGTGAGCGGCCTGCGCGCGCTCCTTGTCGGCCGGCTGCTCCTGACCCTTGTCGTCCTTCACGATGCCCTGGTTGGAATGCGCCATTGCTATCTCTCCCTCGCCGGTATCCCGGCCGATTTTCCCGAAAGTCATGCGGGCCCCGGCGATGAAATTCGCCGAGGCCCGTCACCGGAGTGGTCCACCGCCTTCGGGGAGCAAGGCTGCGGACGCAGGGTTTTACGCGCGGCGCGGCAGATCGTTCCTGCGACAATTTCAGATCAACCCGATGTCATGGGTTAACGACGCCCCCCGGCGAGCGTGCCAATGATTGCTGGTTCCAATGCGGAGGCGACATGATCAAGAAGAAACGCAACAGGTCGCGGCCTCCCGGATCGTTCGAGGACCGCCTGCAAAAATTCGCCGAGGATGCGCGCATTGCCGCACGCAAGCTGCCGCCGGGACGGGAACGCGAGACGCTGATGAAGAAGGCCAGACAGACCGAGACGGTGATGGAAGTCAGCGAATGGCTGACGCTCCGCAAATAGCCGCGAGCCACAAGGAGAGCTGCGATGATCGAGGAACGATTTGATTCACGTACGCTCGCCGCGATGAACTTCGCGCTCGATCGCGTTTGTGCCGATGCGCTTCATGGCGAGGAACATGCGACCCGCAAATACGTTGCCAAATACATCATCAAGTGCGCCAGAAGTGGGCGGACGACGCTGCCGGAACTGACCGAAGCTGGACAGCAGGCGTTGGCCAAGGTCGTCTCCGCGGCGGGATAACCAGCGCCACCTGCATTGCCGCAATCCGCATCGCTGCCGTTTGCTCTTGGCCTTCAGCGGAGGCAAACACGGATGCGTATTGCGATCAGCATCGGCCTGCTGGCCCTCCTGCTTGCCGTCGGGACCTACGCGTATGAGGGACTGACCGTCGACGCGCCGGCACCCACTTACGCCGTCATCGTGTTCACGATCGGAGCAGTGCTGCTCGCCGCGGTCGGCGTCGGCCTGATCGGCCTGCTGTTCTATTCCAGCCGCCGCGGCTACGACGAGCCGCCGCATATCGAGCGGTAGCGCAGCAGGGTTTGCTTCTGACCCTTCACCAATCTTGAAATCGCGTCATTGCGCGACGGACGCCAGCGCCCGTGCGCGAATCTCCGCGATCTTGCGCTTCAGCGCGGCCTGTCGCGGATCGGGCATGATGGCGGCGCGGGCCTCCGCAATGGCGCCGGCGAGATCGGAGAGCGCCAGCGCGCCGTCGAAGGTCGGCTTGGCGAGCCCGTCGATGATCGCATGCCAGTCCGCAAGGCCCTGGCGATAGGGGTCGCCGTAGCCGCGGATCATGGTCGCGGTCTGCACGATCGCAGCAGTGGCGCCGGGCTGCTTGGTGAGGCTGCGGTCGATCATGTGTAGCCAGCGCTCGACCCAGATGCGCTCCTTGGCATAGCGCACCGAGAACAGCCGCCAGCGCTTCAGGCCAGCCTCGATCCTGAGCCGGCGAACGCTGAAGCGGTTGTTGGCGCTGAAGCGGATCGAGACGCGGCGGCGGCGCCAGCCGAACTGATCGAGCACGCCGAGCACCGGGTCGGCGACCACCGCCGGCAGGGCATCGATCAATTCGTCGAGCCGCAGCTTCTTGACGTCGTCGGCGGAGCGCGCCGCAAGGCCGCCGGCCGCATTGACCGCGCCGAGCTTGAGCTGCGCGATGCGGATCGCGTCCTCATAGGCCATCCGTTCGGCCATCAGCCGCGCGATCTCGCCGAGCAGCGCATCGTCGACGCCGCGACGACCGACGAAGCGCTCGAGCCGGTCGATATAAAGCTGGGCGTAGCTCGTGCTCTGATAGGCGATCAGGAGATGGATGGCATCGGTGACCGCCGGCCCGAGATGGTCCGGACAGGCCTCGGGCAGCACCGGCGGGCCCTCGTCCTCATCGCCGATGATGTCGGCAAAGAGGTAGCGGAGCGAAGCCAGCAGGCTGTCGTCGTCCGGCACGGCAGCGCCTCCAGGACTCGTCACGGCGGGCTCATGCAGGTTTTGGCTCCGCGACCTGGGGTGTGGTGTGCTGCGCGAGGCGCTGCTCGAGCGTCGAGATGTTCTGGAACAGGCGCGCGGAGGCCAGCCGCAGGAAGTAGAAGCCGAACGCCGGGTTCTGGACATAGAGCTGCTCGACCTGATCGTAGGTCACCGACAGCACCATGCCGGCCTCGACGCATTCCAGCGTCTGGGTTCGCGTGTTCGACGGCGACAGCATGCCGAATTCGCCGACGATGGCGCCGACCGGCAGCTCGATGCCCGACTCGACCAGGCGGAAGCGGCCGCTCGTGATGTAGAACATGCTGTCGGCCTTCTCGTCCTTGTAGAACAGCACTTCGCCGGCGGCGCATTTGCGCTCGGTCGTGAACGGCCGCAGCCAGTCCATCGACAGGTCGCTGCTGACCGACTTCTTCACGTTGCGGACCAGCTGCAACATCTGATGCAGGCGGTAGGTGTTCATCGGCAGCAGCACGGAATGCAGGATCAGCGTCGCGTAATTGTGGGTCGGGATCGCGGTCGCGATCAGGATGATGTTGGTCAGGATGGCAAAGACGCGCAACGGGATCATGGTCCGCATCGACAGCGTGGCGACCACGAAGATCGATGCGAAGAGACTGCCGGCGGCGCCGGCGTGCTGCGCGAGATGTGAGGTATCCATCGGAAACCAGCCAATGCTCAAGAAGTGAATAAGATCGTCTTATTAGTCGCTTCATTCCGGCCAAGGTCGCATCGGGCGGCCAGCATCCCTGATATACGGGGAAAACGCGACGATTTGTCCGATTTCTCACATCCGCGAAGGCAAAATCGGGGCAGGATGGCCGCGCCATTCGTCCAATGGACGGGCGGTCCCATCCTGCTGATTCCCCCGCTGCCTGCGCGTTGACGGCCTCATCCGGGACGGGCACGTTGTGGCACAGGCTTTGGCAAGGCCTCAACCCTGGCAGTTGATCGACAGGCAAACCTCGTTCCGATGTCCAAGCGGCTCGTCTTCCCGGCTTTGACGCGCTTCGTCTCCGCCACTGCCGGCCGCAACATGACCACGGCGGCCTATGTCGCGGTCGCGGCCGGCGTCGCCATGATGACGCTGCTGACGGTGGCGCCGGCCTATGACGCGGCCCCGAACTGGGTCGATGCGCTGCTGTGGGCCTGCCTGGCCTATTTCGTATTCGAATGGCTGGTGCGGCTGCGCCATATGCGCCAGCAGGGCAAACTGTGGTTCTACCAGCTGTCCAGCGCCGGCGTGGTCGATGCGATCGGTGCGCTGGCGGTGCCGCTGGCGCTGCTCGCCGGCGTCGAGCCGAAAACCGCGTGGCTGCTCGGCGTGCTCTGGGTGCTCAAGGTGGTGCCGGGCATTCCCGGCCTGCGACAGCTCCGACGCGTGCTGGTGGTGGAGTCCGGGCCGCTGCTCAGCGTGCTCGTGATCTTCCTGATGGTGGTGTTCCTGGCCTCGGTCGCGGAGTATTTCCTGGAGCGGGACGTGCAGCCGCAAACCTTCGGCAGCGTGCCGGCGGCGCTGTGGTGGGCGGTGGTGACGCTGACCACGACCGGCTATGGCGACGTGGTGCCGATCACCCCGCTTGGCCGCATCGTCGCCGCCATGGTGATGATCTCCGGGCTCGGCGTGTTCGGGCTGTGGACCGGTATCCTGGCGACCGGCTTTGCCGCGGAAACCCGCCGCGACAATTTTCTGAAAACCTGGGAGACCGTCAGCAAGGTGCCATTCTTCGCGCATCTCGGCCCGGCCGCGATCGCCGACGTCACCCAGGTGCTGCGGACCATGGACCTGCCGCCACGCACCATGATCATCCGCAAGGACACCAATGGCGACTGCATGTATTTCGTCGCCGCCGGCGAGGTCGAGGTCGACCTGCCCGGGCGCAAGGTCAAGCTCGGCGAAGGTGCGTTCTTCGGCGAGATGGCGCTGCTCGGCAACGCCAAGCGCGGCGCCAGCGTCTCGACCAGCAAGGTGACGCGGCTGTTGGTGCTTGACCTGGTCGATTTCCGCCTGTTGATGGCAAGGCACCCCGATCTCGCCGAGACCATCGACGCCGAGGCGAAGCGGCGCGAACGTGAGAATCAATGATGGAGACCAAGATGGCTGACGCGGCCGACACCGCCAGCGGACCCGTGCTCGAGATCGCGGGCGCGCGCGCCACGATCCGTCTCAACCGGCCGAAGCACCTCAACCGATTGCAGGCCGAGGATCTCGGCGCGCTGGTCACGCTGTTCGACCGGATCGAGGCCGATCCCGCGATCCGCGTGCTGGTGCTGACCGGGACCGGCCGCGCCTTCTCGGCGGGCTACGA
Coding sequences within:
- a CDS encoding Crp/Fnr family transcriptional regulator; this translates as MDTSHLAQHAGAAGSLFASIFVVATLSMRTMIPLRVFAILTNIILIATAIPTHNYATLILHSVLLPMNTYRLHQMLQLVRNVKKSVSSDLSMDWLRPFTTERKCAAGEVLFYKDEKADSMFYITSGRFRLVESGIELPVGAIVGEFGMLSPSNTRTQTLECVEAGMVLSVTYDQVEQLYVQNPAFGFYFLRLASARLFQNISTLEQRLAQHTTPQVAEPKPA
- a CDS encoding PRC-barrel domain-containing protein; this translates as MKKLIAGCAIAAGMMTAVHAAETMSAAPAESWTVTNYYKQSVYDPQQNKIGDIDDVLVDKSGKVNGLVIGVGGFLGAGEKDVIVPFTAVKTAKKDNKWWLTLNETKDGLKSAPGFKYDKASTTWVPEGK
- a CDS encoding cyclic nucleotide-gated ion channel, with protein sequence MSKRLVFPALTRFVSATAGRNMTTAAYVAVAAGVAMMTLLTVAPAYDAAPNWVDALLWACLAYFVFEWLVRLRHMRQQGKLWFYQLSSAGVVDAIGALAVPLALLAGVEPKTAWLLGVLWVLKVVPGIPGLRQLRRVLVVESGPLLSVLVIFLMVVFLASVAEYFLERDVQPQTFGSVPAALWWAVVTLTTTGYGDVVPITPLGRIVAAMVMISGLGVFGLWTGILATGFAAETRRDNFLKTWETVSKVPFFAHLGPAAIADVTQVLRTMDLPPRTMIIRKDTNGDCMYFVAAGEVEVDLPGRKVKLGEGAFFGEMALLGNAKRGASVSTSKVTRLLVLDLVDFRLLMARHPDLAETIDAEAKRRERENQ
- a CDS encoding YkgJ family cysteine cluster protein, with the protein product MADSEIEAAETSPCQSCGACCSYSENWPRFTIEDDAELDLIPPQFVNARQSGMRCEGDRCSALSGRIGEATRCEIYAVRPEVCRTCQPGDAECAMARRRHGLPLIASAQPI
- a CDS encoding Crp/Fnr family transcriptional regulator, whose amino-acid sequence is MASLVRKLEQFVRLSPADHAILNRASTERVRHFGPRVDIVREGEKPKDVHLILSGWAYRYKQLEDGRRQVVSFFLPGDICDVNVFILREMDHSIGTLTAVSIADLSREFFDKVAAGHPRIVTAFWWETLVNAAIQREWTMSLGQRTALERMAHLLCEIWLRLRLAGLTQGDSCDFPLTQGDLADATGLSKVHVNRTLQELRAGGLIVLKGRTLAVPNLDRLMRAGLFNPNYLHMDHEGRQLDAVGTPSDASLA
- a CDS encoding PRC-barrel domain-containing protein is translated as MAMDEKELGNLIGSDKVEGTAVYGSDERKIGSIERVMIDKTSGRVSYAVLGFGGILGLGNDHYPLPWQSLKYDTRLGGYVTGVTESQLRGAPKYGSEREWNWADIGTTRAVNDYYGVPLV
- a CDS encoding DUF3307 domain-containing protein, with product MLLLTAKHIIADFMLQNAWMAIGKDQKTGWAMPLLAHCLIHLAVALALILVVAPRFWYVAFVDFVIHIIVDRCKGICASHFGVTLESGHPWFWTLIGVDQALHHLTGFALSIYMAAN
- a CDS encoding TAXI family TRAP transporter solute-binding subunit, coding for MSAEALSPSSMLPRPRPPVAKSNRAQIIIFTLLTLLLSAITVAGGRVWLRNSETLVFAVGDAKGPEAKFAARLATVLKANSSRLRLKISPNPDNAKALAQFDRRDASLAILRTDAKVPPRARAIAILEHDVVLVLSPGGKKIKSLPELRKKKIAVVGDGENSVNFVRSALEISDSPDAAQRVQQAPPNTPFDKLFASGFAAVVAIEHASKIVKDKTYEQYAKRTGGFTLNAIDSAKALARKYPAISEETVATGMLSASPVIPDDDVDTIGLEWLLVAQSSMSTTTAAELARLVYENKSELALNDGFASRIEPAPTDKDAFIVAHQGAAEYINDDTKSFMDRYSDVMYLGAAALSIIGSIFAGIYTKITRIAPEKASELAARILDIGERVEHTTCADHLDELQDELEAILRGAVIGLRDGTVSGDGLDTFKLGYELVRDEIALRRDHLKRHPAAPDDNLAVVKSANG
- a CDS encoding DUF6537 domain-containing protein; translated protein: MTSPGGAAVPDDDSLLASLRYLFADIIGDEDEGPPVLPEACPDHLGPAVTDAIHLLIAYQSTSYAQLYIDRLERFVGRRGVDDALLGEIARLMAERMAYEDAIRIAQLKLGAVNAAGGLAARSADDVKKLRLDELIDALPAVVADPVLGVLDQFGWRRRRVSIRFSANNRFSVRRLRIEAGLKRWRLFSVRYAKERIWVERWLHMIDRSLTKQPGATAAIVQTATMIRGYGDPYRQGLADWHAIIDGLAKPTFDGALALSDLAGAIAEARAAIMPDPRQAALKRKIAEIRARALASVAQ
- a CDS encoding YafY family protein; translation: MRRADRLFQIIQVLRRTRKPLTADAIAAELETSKRTIYRDIASLIEQRVPIRGEAGMGYILEKGFDLPPLMLTPDEIEACVLGAQWVVGHADPALARAAEDLMAKIAETVPDRLRPFVLEPASRARSAWNREPDRIDMVRTRSQIHEGKKITLSYRDEHGRDSERTVWPIAVGYHEAVRLLAAWCELRKDFRSFRTDRVVTAVYHDEKYPERRDLLRARWRRSLVWEAPRDT